One genomic segment of Pelagerythrobacter marensis includes these proteins:
- a CDS encoding helix-turn-helix domain-containing protein — translation MWKLFVQTRPMPAEGPPRFSRSDLDAGVAKRLKEIRQSKQMTRQELAVAARISAKTLARHEQGRQRPSEPALRRLATALGVQISDLAPGWKNDDLNRPTTGTEHPGIGLRLLRKEWGVSLEAAAKAAGVNAGTLSRFERGMHASRKLAKRVEGRIGDRLVLTSDALARLLRFEDAETLTFACEEMANDGKPSIS, via the coding sequence TTGTGGAAACTGTTTGTGCAAACTCGACCCATGCCAGCCGAAGGACCCCCTCGATTTTCACGCAGCGACCTCGACGCCGGGGTCGCCAAGCGTTTGAAGGAAATTCGCCAATCGAAGCAGATGACGCGGCAGGAACTAGCGGTCGCAGCACGAATCTCAGCCAAGACGCTGGCTAGACATGAGCAGGGAAGGCAACGCCCCAGCGAACCCGCGCTTCGTCGCTTGGCGACGGCGCTAGGAGTTCAAATTTCAGATTTGGCTCCGGGCTGGAAGAACGATGATCTTAACAGACCTACGACTGGCACCGAGCATCCTGGGATTGGATTGAGATTGCTACGGAAGGAATGGGGTGTGTCTCTAGAAGCTGCCGCAAAAGCAGCTGGAGTAAATGCAGGCACGCTATCTAGGTTCGAGCGCGGCATGCACGCATCTCGTAAGCTAGCTAAACGGGTCGAAGGTCGAATAGGCGATCGACTCGTGTTGACCTCGGACGCGCTCGCTCGCCTTCTTCGTTTTGAAGATGCTGAAACATTGACTTTTGCGTGCGAGGAAATGGCCAATGACGGCAAACCATCGATCAGTTAG
- a CDS encoding AAA family ATPase gives MLDTLTVEHFKCFEDLRLPLKPLTLFTGFNGAGKSTALQPLLLLAQAARLGAWGSTGKTGKLPLNGEVVRLGSAGDVLRSSRGDRATRFALASGDDDLEVTVSAKAGDRVLSTVTTASEGGARELSRKIDRLVHISAVRGGPADSFPIPDRSYSGQADVGVDGRYASHWYHELADEEVRVEAKCPDSIGTTFRRQVDAWLDFLAPGAAADVQAVPTASSLVLRFRLSEVGEWKRPANVGYGLTYVFPIVVALLAAEPGDVVVIDSPEAHLHPQAQSRAGRMLACFATAGVQLLVETHSDHVLNGIRLAVAEGVLPPADAGLTFFAGASEAGHGVTTPQVDRHGRVSSWPEGFFDQSDNDVGKLAGWS, from the coding sequence ATGCTAGACACGCTCACAGTCGAACACTTCAAGTGCTTCGAGGACCTGCGTCTTCCACTGAAACCTCTCACCCTCTTCACTGGCTTCAACGGGGCGGGCAAGTCGACTGCGCTCCAGCCGCTGCTCCTATTAGCGCAAGCGGCGCGGCTCGGCGCGTGGGGTTCGACGGGCAAGACGGGTAAGCTTCCGCTCAATGGCGAGGTTGTGCGTCTGGGCTCTGCCGGTGACGTCCTAAGGTCTAGTCGTGGCGACCGGGCGACGAGGTTTGCGCTCGCTTCGGGCGATGACGACCTGGAGGTAACCGTGTCGGCCAAGGCCGGTGACAGGGTGCTTAGCACCGTGACTACGGCATCGGAGGGCGGCGCCCGCGAGTTGTCTCGAAAGATCGACCGCCTCGTTCACATAAGCGCGGTCCGCGGAGGACCTGCTGATTCCTTCCCGATACCGGACCGGTCGTACTCCGGTCAGGCAGACGTCGGGGTAGACGGTCGCTACGCAAGTCACTGGTATCACGAGCTTGCCGACGAGGAGGTACGGGTGGAAGCCAAATGCCCCGACAGCATTGGCACGACCTTCCGCCGCCAGGTGGACGCGTGGCTGGACTTCTTGGCGCCTGGCGCCGCCGCCGATGTGCAGGCTGTGCCGACTGCGTCGTCGCTTGTGCTCAGGTTCAGGCTCTCAGAGGTCGGCGAGTGGAAGCGACCCGCCAACGTTGGCTACGGTCTCACCTACGTCTTCCCGATCGTTGTCGCCCTGCTCGCGGCGGAGCCCGGCGATGTCGTCGTGATTGATAGTCCGGAAGCCCATCTCCACCCTCAGGCCCAGTCGCGCGCGGGCCGTATGCTCGCCTGCTTCGCGACCGCTGGGGTTCAGCTCCTAGTCGAAACCCATAGCGACCACGTGCTGAACGGCATCCGGCTTGCAGTTGCCGAGGGCGTGCTCCCGCCAGCCGACGCGGGCCTGACTTTCTTCGCCGGAGCAAGTGAAGCCGGGCACGGAGTGACTACCCCGCAGGTAGACAGACACGGACGTGTCAGCTCTTGGCCGGAAGGCTTCTTCGACCAGAGCGACAACGACGTCGGCAAGCTGGCCGGGTGGTCGTGA
- a CDS encoding DUF262 domain-containing protein produces MDETPSETETDGVEPILLEGEEIEGYDSTSGDGWGDYPLDAVFVRTEQRTVGEVVSRIEKERYVLDPDFQRDFVWSNAKQSKLIESCVMRIPLPVFYVAEAPDGRIIVVDGLQRLTTFARFLGNQLRLTGLTSGEITGSHELEGRYFDDLPINLQERVSDTQLTMYILDAKAPEQARLDIFERVNSGATLTRQQMRNALYNGPATRWLKSAAEGQAFQDATAGSLDSKAMRDREAINRFCAFALMGWEEYTAGDMDVFLAKGLKRLAALDEEERNELRRRFDAAMNLSRVLFGHHAFRKSLASDLAEAPRSVINISLFEVSAVLLAAIVDQIVEAEHEELRETIENLVTNEDFSRAITYSTNSTQAVRTRFAMMKEALRRFEL; encoded by the coding sequence GTGGACGAGACGCCGAGCGAAACCGAGACGGATGGGGTAGAGCCAATCCTTCTCGAAGGCGAGGAGATCGAAGGCTACGATTCTACGAGCGGCGATGGATGGGGGGACTACCCTCTCGACGCCGTCTTCGTGCGGACCGAGCAGCGCACGGTCGGAGAGGTGGTCTCGCGGATCGAGAAGGAGCGCTACGTCCTCGACCCGGATTTTCAGCGTGATTTCGTATGGTCGAACGCCAAGCAGTCGAAGCTCATCGAGAGCTGCGTGATGCGCATTCCGCTTCCAGTGTTCTATGTCGCGGAGGCACCCGATGGACGCATCATCGTTGTCGACGGACTCCAGCGACTTACGACGTTCGCCCGGTTTCTCGGAAATCAGCTGCGCCTCACCGGGCTCACATCGGGAGAGATTACCGGATCGCATGAGCTGGAGGGACGCTATTTCGACGACCTGCCAATCAACCTGCAGGAACGGGTCAGCGACACTCAGCTCACCATGTACATCCTCGACGCGAAGGCGCCGGAGCAGGCTCGGCTCGACATTTTTGAGCGGGTCAACAGCGGCGCGACGCTGACGCGGCAGCAGATGCGCAACGCACTCTACAACGGCCCGGCGACGCGCTGGCTCAAGTCCGCCGCCGAGGGTCAGGCTTTCCAGGACGCGACTGCCGGGTCGTTGGACAGCAAAGCGATGCGCGACCGCGAAGCCATCAACCGCTTCTGTGCCTTCGCGTTGATGGGTTGGGAGGAATATACCGCCGGGGATATGGACGTCTTCCTCGCCAAAGGCCTCAAGCGTCTCGCGGCCCTCGACGAGGAGGAGCGCAACGAGCTGAGACGCCGTTTCGACGCGGCGATGAACCTCAGCCGCGTGCTCTTCGGTCACCACGCGTTCCGCAAGTCGCTGGCATCTGATCTCGCCGAAGCGCCCCGCAGCGTTATCAACATCTCGCTTTTCGAAGTAAGCGCCGTGCTGCTAGCCGCAATAGTCGACCAAATTGTCGAAGCGGAGCACGAAGAACTCCGCGAGACGATCGAGAACCTGGTGACGAATGAGGACTTCTCCCGTGCAATCACCTACTCGACCAACAGCACGCAGGCCGTGAGGACGCGCTTCGCGATGATGAAGGAGGCGCTCAGGCGGTTCGAGCTTTGA
- a CDS encoding sigma-70 family RNA polymerase sigma factor: MAKAPAGNGTKIKKSTNGCPNSGSGAHTSSSTAASSYLTKAQVRAAIAAIDTSASSKLMSVARFRAFTAGIDPDDMLQEAILRALTSRSCPVGLKIEHFLMAVMRSLASAVIAKRERDEPLLREACNQSATPYAPDEAYEIAVRAEACRKALEDVAGNSPKTEGVIDGIGQGLCGKALADFGGMDQAELATTRRLIKRRAAKVWDEFKDLDLAA; the protein is encoded by the coding sequence ATGGCAAAGGCTCCCGCCGGAAACGGCACCAAAATCAAAAAATCGACGAACGGCTGTCCGAATTCGGGTAGTGGCGCGCACACATCATCGAGTACCGCGGCAAGCTCGTATCTCACGAAAGCGCAAGTTCGCGCCGCGATCGCAGCAATTGACACGAGCGCTAGCTCGAAGCTGATGAGCGTGGCGCGGTTCCGTGCCTTCACTGCCGGTATCGACCCGGACGACATGCTGCAGGAAGCGATTCTGCGCGCGCTGACCTCTCGCAGTTGCCCCGTCGGGCTGAAGATCGAACACTTTTTGATGGCTGTCATGCGCTCGCTCGCGAGCGCGGTCATCGCCAAGCGCGAAAGGGATGAGCCGCTTCTCCGCGAGGCCTGCAATCAATCGGCGACTCCTTACGCGCCAGACGAGGCCTACGAAATCGCCGTGCGCGCCGAGGCCTGTCGAAAAGCCCTGGAGGATGTAGCCGGAAACTCGCCAAAGACCGAGGGAGTGATTGACGGTATTGGCCAAGGCCTGTGCGGGAAAGCCCTCGCAGATTTTGGGGGGATGGATCAGGCCGAATTGGCGACGACTCGCCGCCTAATCAAAAGGCGCGCTGCGAAGGTGTGGGACGAATTCAAGGATCTGGATTTGGCCGCATAG
- a CDS encoding exonuclease domain-containing protein, producing the protein MNTPTTPAARGNDGQTRVLHRITPLQKWRPPTNAGPPFMKIAVIDLETDGLDPQYHEILEIAVAMIVVDLQGHILEVERVKCGLQQPSRPIEPQIEKITGITDTMVAGKRLVPQKIAEHLKTADACLAFHSKFDRQHLEMLVPEVGEMPWICAMADVDWHALGFDGRAQGYLLMQAGMFNPTAHRAADDVASLIHLLAHECRDRRTVMAHALAGARSPTWRFEASDLPYRLRKDVHRRGYRYADRGVNHKLVREADYDSEVAWYRELVGRNPTIVPVDWVERYRADWTWEPVERKVEVVSWRR; encoded by the coding sequence ATGAATACCCCAACCACTCCGGCCGCGCGCGGCAACGACGGCCAGACCCGCGTCCTGCACCGGATAACACCGCTGCAGAAATGGCGACCACCCACCAATGCGGGGCCGCCCTTCATGAAGATCGCGGTGATCGATCTCGAGACCGATGGCCTTGATCCCCAGTATCACGAAATCCTCGAAATCGCCGTCGCGATGATCGTCGTCGATCTGCAGGGGCATATCCTTGAGGTGGAACGCGTGAAATGCGGTCTACAGCAGCCCTCACGGCCGATTGAGCCACAGATTGAAAAGATCACTGGCATTACCGACACCATGGTCGCGGGCAAACGGCTCGTGCCGCAGAAGATCGCCGAGCATCTCAAGACAGCTGATGCATGCCTCGCCTTTCACTCCAAATTCGACCGTCAGCACCTCGAAATGCTCGTCCCGGAGGTCGGCGAGATGCCGTGGATTTGCGCCATGGCGGATGTCGATTGGCACGCTTTGGGCTTCGACGGTCGCGCGCAGGGGTATCTTCTGATGCAGGCTGGGATGTTCAATCCGACCGCGCATCGCGCGGCCGACGACGTCGCAAGCCTGATCCATTTGCTCGCACACGAATGCCGCGACAGACGTACGGTGATGGCACATGCGCTTGCCGGTGCGCGATCGCCAACCTGGCGCTTCGAGGCGAGCGATCTGCCGTATCGCCTGCGAAAAGACGTGCATCGCCGTGGATATCGATATGCGGACCGCGGCGTGAATCACAAGCTCGTGCGCGAAGCGGACTATGACTCCGAGGTCGCGTGGTACCGCGAACTGGTGGGCCGCAATCCTACCATCGTCCCCGTCGATTGGGTCGAACGGTATCGAGCAGATTGGACCTGGGAGCCGGTAGAGCGGAAGGTCGAAGTGGTGTCCTGGAGGCGCTGA
- a CDS encoding type I restriction-modification system subunit M, whose product MTAVKQSDVNKAAWDACDTFRGTIDPAAYKDYILVFLFWKFLSDLWADERKAAEAQYDGDSERVARRLSRFRFQIPEGASFHDLYPNRNADNIGEQVNVALEAIEQANIAKLEGVLSETDYNSRNNLGETADRNRRIKDLFDNFARPALDFSPSRFGGEDNAEDVIGETYIYLISRFASDAGKKAGEFFTPRKVSELLVRLADPQPGNKILDPACGSSTLLVRAAEYVAGVEGKDHASEADAQVFGQEATNQTQALARMNMFLHGLDNARIEWGDTLTNPKFVNGDALMRFDRVIANPPFSLKKWGHEVAGDDRFNRYHRGVPPKSRGDYAFISHMVESAKPREGRVAVIAPHGVLFRGGAEGKIRQALIEENLLDGVVGLPAQLFPSTGIPVCMVIFDRAREEGGAREDADDVFFIDASREFVPGKKQNELSKDHLNKIVDTWRAREDVERYASLVTREQIAENGYNLNIPRYVDTFEPEEEIDIAAVQAEIEELEKKLAETRKKMNGYLKELGVL is encoded by the coding sequence GTGACCGCAGTTAAGCAATCGGATGTCAACAAGGCGGCATGGGATGCCTGCGATACGTTCCGCGGGACGATCGATCCTGCCGCCTACAAGGACTACATCCTGGTATTCCTGTTCTGGAAGTTTCTGAGCGACTTGTGGGCCGACGAGCGAAAGGCGGCGGAGGCGCAGTATGACGGAGACAGCGAACGCGTTGCGCGCCGTCTTTCCCGATTCCGGTTTCAGATTCCGGAGGGCGCGAGCTTTCACGACCTCTATCCGAACCGAAACGCCGATAATATCGGCGAGCAGGTCAATGTTGCACTTGAGGCCATCGAGCAGGCCAATATTGCGAAGCTGGAAGGCGTGCTGAGCGAGACAGACTACAACAGCCGCAACAACCTTGGTGAGACGGCGGACCGTAATCGGCGGATAAAGGACCTGTTCGACAACTTTGCGCGTCCCGCTCTCGATTTCTCGCCTTCGCGCTTCGGTGGTGAGGACAATGCCGAGGACGTTATTGGCGAAACCTACATCTACCTGATCTCCCGGTTCGCATCCGACGCGGGCAAGAAGGCCGGCGAGTTCTTCACGCCGCGCAAGGTTTCGGAATTGCTGGTGCGGCTGGCCGATCCGCAGCCCGGCAACAAGATCCTCGATCCAGCTTGCGGATCGTCCACCTTGCTCGTCCGCGCGGCTGAGTATGTCGCCGGCGTTGAGGGCAAGGACCACGCCAGCGAAGCCGATGCTCAGGTCTTCGGACAGGAGGCGACCAACCAGACCCAGGCGCTCGCCCGGATGAACATGTTCCTCCACGGGCTCGACAATGCACGGATCGAATGGGGCGATACGCTTACCAATCCGAAGTTCGTGAACGGCGATGCGCTGATGCGGTTCGACAGGGTTATCGCCAACCCGCCCTTCTCCTTGAAAAAGTGGGGGCATGAGGTCGCGGGCGATGACCGCTTCAATCGCTATCATCGCGGTGTCCCGCCGAAGTCCCGCGGGGACTATGCCTTCATCAGCCACATGGTCGAGAGCGCCAAGCCGCGCGAAGGCCGCGTGGCTGTCATCGCTCCGCATGGTGTGCTGTTCCGCGGCGGGGCTGAAGGCAAGATCAGACAGGCGCTGATCGAGGAGAACCTTCTCGATGGCGTGGTCGGTCTCCCGGCACAGCTTTTCCCCTCGACCGGCATCCCGGTCTGCATGGTCATTTTCGACCGCGCGCGTGAAGAGGGCGGGGCGCGAGAGGATGCCGATGATGTCTTCTTCATCGATGCCAGCCGCGAGTTCGTGCCAGGCAAGAAGCAGAACGAGCTGTCGAAGGATCACCTGAACAAGATCGTCGATACGTGGCGCGCGCGTGAGGATGTCGAACGCTACGCCAGCTTGGTCACGCGCGAGCAAATCGCAGAGAACGGCTACAACCTCAACATTCCGCGCTACGTAGATACCTTCGAACCTGAAGAGGAAATCGACATCGCAGCGGTGCAAGCCGAGATCGAGGAGCTGGAAAAGAAGCTGGCCGAGACGCGCAAGAAGATGAACGGCTATCTCAAGGAGCTGGGCGTCCTCTGA
- a CDS encoding virulence RhuM family protein, with protein MADRKSSGELIQYQTEDGETVIRLQARDGNVWLSQAEMAELFQTTVSNVNKHIKGILNDGEQDEATIEDYSIVQTEGQREVTRTVSHYSLPMILAVGFRVRSPRGAQFRRWAADALSEYLVKGFVMDDERLKDPEADYFDELLARIRDIRSSEKVFYRKVLDIYALSVDYDPKAETSQTFFQTVQNKMHWAAHGHTAAEVIHARADAQKDHMGLTSWAGETRGNLPRKDDARVAKNYLEEDEIKALNRIVTAYLEFAELQAENRKPMYMKDWIAKLDQFLSLSDREILTNAGRISAKLAKKKADAEYDKWHTRAIEAPSAVERHFLEATQAVKEIGAQRKKGGGND; from the coding sequence ATGGCAGACCGGAAATCCAGTGGAGAGCTGATCCAGTATCAGACCGAGGACGGGGAAACCGTCATCAGGCTGCAGGCGCGGGACGGCAATGTCTGGCTCAGCCAGGCGGAAATGGCTGAACTATTCCAGACGACGGTGTCCAACGTAAACAAACATATCAAGGGGATACTAAACGACGGAGAGCAGGACGAGGCAACCATTGAGGATTACTCAATAGTTCAAACCGAAGGCCAGCGCGAAGTGACGCGCACCGTCTCGCACTACAGTCTGCCAATGATCCTGGCGGTAGGCTTCCGGGTGCGCAGCCCGCGGGGCGCGCAGTTCCGGCGGTGGGCGGCGGATGCTCTGTCGGAGTATCTGGTCAAGGGCTTCGTCATGGATGACGAGCGGTTGAAAGATCCTGAGGCCGACTATTTCGACGAGCTGCTCGCCCGCATCCGCGACATCCGTTCGTCGGAGAAGGTGTTTTACCGCAAGGTGCTCGATATCTACGCGCTAAGTGTGGATTACGACCCGAAGGCGGAGACCAGCCAGACCTTCTTCCAGACGGTGCAGAACAAGATGCACTGGGCGGCGCACGGCCACACCGCAGCCGAAGTCATCCACGCGCGCGCCGACGCGCAGAAAGACCATATGGGTCTTACCAGCTGGGCGGGCGAAACGCGGGGGAACCTGCCGCGCAAGGACGATGCGCGGGTTGCGAAGAACTATCTCGAGGAAGACGAGATCAAGGCGCTCAACCGCATCGTCACCGCCTACCTCGAATTTGCCGAACTGCAGGCGGAGAACCGCAAGCCGATGTATATGAAGGATTGGATCGCCAAGCTCGACCAGTTCCTCTCTCTGTCCGACCGCGAGATCCTGACCAACGCCGGACGCATTTCGGCGAAGCTCGCCAAGAAGAAGGCCGACGCCGAATACGACAAGTGGCACACCCGCGCTATCGAAGCGCCGAGCGCTGTCGAACGGCATTTCCTCGAAGCGACACAGGCCGTGAAAGAGATCGGCGCACAGCGAAAGAAGGGGGGCGGCAATGACTAA